A region of bacterium DNA encodes the following proteins:
- a CDS encoding gliding motility-associated C-terminal domain-containing protein has translation MLPLGKTSQGWLLGILVLLSSAIELWGQAAGSHLGKNGNRHSKTFAGETAQLLRSGNSIVAVQVRATTDTLPTGHFVHAGLFNIGTAQDQPLLFDFPEPPQTSHLTLRLDDSLYSNDPLTTGLSNLPLLTAPSLLADGTITCEYGAGPLRLEQRLRPEQFSDTTGAIFIHYLLTNRDTVPHAAGLLLELDTKINANDRAPVLAGTGYSDREKIFSGPEVPDFYLAFEFGPDSSGLVAQGTLAGGSAVRPDFFAIGDWINLTQVKWDYAPAAPDTSAYNDSALLLRWDPVRLVPGERRSVATYYGLGEVRRAPGVLSLNLNTQARLSCVNDSLAPNPFNVSLLVTNRGFSAAEQVTARLELPAGLALAPGESARKSLTPGSLAPQASGTVAWLVKALPVVADTTWRLQAHVSALETPQNSVAGTVLVPSCQASGFELVALPRRRGLLAGSRAEFQVQVRPLGSFNQAVALSWWPNLPGVTAQFDQPVVSPGSVTTLTLQTAPTLPAGTYDFIITGRAGKLAASDTISLEVTGVLLDREPPFTTGHNPGRGAVNVLPENAISVEIHDTGAGVDSAAIVLAVNERLVTPVITGNARQFTVRYQPEAALRYNEEVTVSVRAADSAIPPNLMPEDRYTFSIVRDDQPPFLSDRQPAPGAQAVPATAGISFHLRDEASGVAADSLKLWVNGTAVAPALSGGPRDYFVQYRPAAPFPPGENVTVKIAAHDRALPPNPMAEEFSFRVRSAVFDLMATALRPLGDLRPNASGRVVGEFRNRLDAIPTPFRLELRRDGELVQDTLITQMAGGAVLSKNFLVSFPQAGSHHLRLRVDAEDQIAEESEDNNSQELVVEILPAEPMPAFFVRPNPFTPNHDGYNDAVKFSYAGLALAQPGLRVFNTEGRTVLSADRLPANEFLWDGRDDHGRPLPPGIYLYSLQNHGRNVKNGYIVLAR, from the coding sequence GTGCTTCCTTTGGGGAAGACGTCGCAGGGTTGGTTGCTAGGCATTCTCGTTTTGTTGAGCAGCGCGATTGAACTATGGGGGCAAGCAGCAGGCAGCCACCTCGGCAAAAACGGCAATCGCCACTCCAAAACATTCGCCGGCGAGACCGCGCAATTGTTGCGCTCGGGCAACAGCATCGTCGCGGTGCAGGTGCGCGCCACCACCGACACGCTGCCAACCGGCCACTTCGTCCATGCCGGACTGTTCAACATCGGCACCGCGCAAGATCAGCCGCTGCTGTTCGATTTTCCCGAGCCGCCGCAGACTTCCCACCTCACGCTCCGCCTGGATGACAGCCTCTACAGCAACGATCCCCTCACCACCGGCTTGTCCAATTTACCGCTGCTCACAGCGCCCAGCTTATTGGCCGACGGCACGATTACATGTGAATACGGCGCCGGGCCGCTCAGGCTCGAACAGCGGTTGCGGCCGGAGCAATTCAGCGATACCACCGGCGCGATTTTCATCCACTATTTGCTCACCAATCGCGACACGGTGCCGCATGCCGCCGGCTTGCTGCTCGAGCTCGACACAAAAATCAATGCCAATGATCGCGCGCCCGTGCTCGCCGGCACCGGCTACAGTGATCGCGAAAAGATCTTCAGCGGGCCGGAGGTGCCGGATTTCTATCTCGCCTTTGAATTCGGACCCGACAGCAGCGGCTTGGTGGCACAGGGCACCCTCGCCGGCGGCAGTGCGGTGCGCCCGGATTTTTTCGCCATCGGCGATTGGATCAATCTCACGCAAGTGAAATGGGATTACGCGCCGGCTGCGCCCGACACCTCGGCATACAACGACAGCGCCCTGCTGTTGCGCTGGGATCCGGTGCGGCTGGTGCCGGGTGAGCGTCGTTCGGTTGCGACCTATTATGGCCTGGGCGAGGTCCGGCGCGCGCCGGGCGTGCTTTCTTTGAATCTCAACACGCAAGCGCGGCTGTCCTGCGTGAACGATTCGCTCGCGCCCAATCCCTTCAACGTCAGCCTGCTCGTCACCAATCGCGGCTTTTCGGCGGCGGAGCAAGTGACTGCTCGTTTGGAATTGCCGGCTGGGCTTGCGCTCGCGCCCGGCGAAAGCGCACGCAAGAGCCTCACGCCCGGCAGCCTGGCGCCGCAAGCGAGTGGCACGGTAGCCTGGTTGGTGAAGGCGCTGCCGGTGGTGGCGGATACCACCTGGCGCCTGCAGGCTCATGTGTCAGCGCTCGAGACGCCGCAGAATTCAGTCGCGGGAACGGTTCTCGTGCCCTCTTGCCAGGCCTCCGGTTTTGAGTTGGTGGCACTGCCGCGGCGGCGTGGACTGCTGGCCGGCAGCCGCGCCGAGTTTCAAGTGCAAGTGCGGCCGCTCGGCAGTTTCAACCAAGCGGTGGCGCTGTCGTGGTGGCCGAACTTGCCGGGCGTGACCGCGCAATTCGATCAACCGGTGGTTTCACCGGGGAGTGTAACGACCTTGACGCTGCAAACCGCGCCGACACTGCCGGCCGGCACATATGATTTCATCATCACCGGTCGCGCCGGCAAGTTAGCGGCGAGTGATACAATATCGCTCGAGGTCACCGGCGTGTTGCTTGATCGCGAACCACCTTTCACCACCGGCCACAATCCCGGCCGCGGCGCAGTGAACGTGCTGCCGGAGAACGCGATCAGCGTGGAGATTCACGACACCGGTGCGGGCGTGGACAGCGCCGCGATTGTGCTGGCAGTGAATGAACGCCTCGTCACGCCGGTGATCACAGGCAATGCGCGGCAGTTCACGGTGCGCTATCAGCCGGAGGCGGCGTTGCGCTACAACGAGGAAGTAACGGTGAGCGTGCGCGCCGCGGATTCGGCCATTCCGCCTAATCTAATGCCGGAAGATCGCTACACCTTCAGCATCGTGCGAGACGATCAGCCCCCATTTCTCAGCGACCGCCAGCCCGCGCCCGGCGCGCAAGCGGTGCCGGCCACCGCCGGCATTTCATTTCATCTGCGCGATGAAGCCAGCGGTGTGGCCGCCGACAGCCTCAAGCTTTGGGTGAATGGCACTGCCGTGGCGCCGGCGCTGAGCGGCGGCCCGCGCGATTACTTCGTGCAATATCGGCCCGCGGCGCCATTCCCTCCCGGTGAAAACGTGACCGTCAAAATCGCGGCGCATGATCGAGCGCTGCCGCCCAATCCCATGGCGGAGGAGTTCAGTTTCCGCGTGCGGTCCGCGGTTTTTGATTTGATGGCAACGGCCTTGCGGCCGCTCGGCGACCTGCGGCCCAACGCCAGCGGCCGGGTCGTGGGAGAATTTCGCAATCGCCTTGATGCCATTCCCACGCCGTTTCGACTCGAGCTGCGCCGCGATGGCGAACTGGTGCAAGACACGCTGATCACGCAAATGGCCGGCGGCGCAGTGCTCAGCAAAAACTTTCTGGTGAGCTTCCCGCAAGCCGGCAGCCATCACTTGCGTTTGCGCGTCGATGCCGAGGATCAGATCGCCGAAGAATCCGAAGACAACAACAGCCAGGAGCTGGTGGTGGAGATTCTGCCGGCCGAGCCGATGCCGGCTTTTTTCGTGCGGCCCAATCCCTTCACCCCCAACCACGACGGTTACAACGACGCGGTGAAATTTTCTTATGCCGGTTTGGCGCTGGCGCAACCGGGCCTGCGCGTGTTTAATACCGAAGGCAGAACCGTGCTCTCGGCCGATCGGTTACCGGCAAATGAATTCCTCTGGGATGGCCGCGATGATCACGGCCGGCCGCTGCCGCCCGGAATCTATCTCTATTCGCTGCAGAATCACGGCCGCAACGTGAAAAACGGATACATCGTGCTGGCGCGGTGA
- the ftsH gene encoding ATP-dependent zinc metalloprotease FtsH has translation MEPKKTRARPRVWLLLIALAVILTFVLPQLLGEAPARQIPYSEFKSLLRQQKITRCTIGPESITGFQRADSTAAAAPGFLKKLFTREAAQPGEIAFATVPINDPDLIKDLEAAGVAYAGAAGDWWQDMLLMFGATLLFLILIFFVMSLLSRRFNPQRGLMTIGENKAKIYVEGNTKVTFKDVAGIDEAVEEVREVVEFLRQPDKFIALGGRIPKGVLLLGPPGTGKTLLARAVAGEAGVPFYQLSGSEFVEMFVGVGAARVRDLFKQAQRHKAAIIFIDELDAIGKARGAGPFNSHDEREHTLNQLLVEMDGFDANNRVIIMAATNRPEILDLALLRPGRFDRQIVVDRPSLAGRAAILRVHGNKVRLAKDVDLRVIASRTPGFVGADLANVINEAALLAARANKRQIDMRDLEEAIDRVIAGLEKKSRVLNKREKEIVAYHEAGHALVAASLEGVDPVHRVSIIPRGVASLGHTLQLPTEDRYLMTRTELLGRLKVLLGGRVAEEIVFKEISTGAQNDLERGTAIARSMVMEYGMSARLGPLFYGNDKRNLFLGGEAFGKPYSEKIASQIDEEVRSIVDKAYHEVERLLWRKRQRLARLAMLLLEKEMVEGEELQEVLQGKNKPAAGSLTAGNQENGKPSE, from the coding sequence ATGGAACCGAAGAAAACACGCGCACGACCGCGAGTGTGGCTGCTGCTGATTGCACTGGCCGTAATTCTCACCTTTGTCCTGCCGCAGCTTTTGGGCGAAGCGCCTGCCCGGCAGATTCCCTACAGTGAATTCAAAAGCCTGCTGCGCCAACAAAAGATCACCCGCTGTACCATCGGGCCGGAAAGCATCACCGGCTTCCAGCGCGCCGATTCAACCGCGGCGGCCGCCCCCGGCTTTCTGAAGAAACTCTTCACCCGGGAAGCAGCCCAGCCCGGCGAAATCGCCTTTGCCACTGTGCCGATCAACGATCCGGATTTGATCAAGGATCTCGAAGCTGCGGGCGTGGCCTATGCCGGCGCCGCGGGCGACTGGTGGCAGGACATGCTGCTTATGTTCGGCGCCACGCTGCTGTTTCTCATTCTCATCTTCTTTGTGATGAGCTTGCTCTCGCGCCGCTTCAATCCCCAACGCGGGTTGATGACGATCGGCGAGAACAAGGCCAAGATCTACGTCGAAGGCAATACCAAAGTCACTTTCAAAGACGTGGCCGGCATCGATGAAGCGGTCGAGGAGGTCCGTGAAGTCGTGGAGTTTTTGCGGCAGCCGGACAAGTTCATCGCGCTTGGCGGCCGCATTCCCAAGGGCGTGCTGCTGCTCGGGCCGCCGGGCACCGGCAAGACCCTGCTGGCGCGCGCGGTGGCGGGCGAGGCCGGCGTGCCGTTCTACCAGCTCAGCGGTTCGGAATTCGTCGAGATGTTCGTGGGCGTGGGCGCGGCGCGCGTGCGTGATCTCTTCAAGCAGGCGCAACGCCACAAAGCTGCCATCATCTTCATTGATGAGCTGGATGCCATCGGCAAGGCGCGCGGCGCCGGCCCGTTCAACAGCCATGATGAGCGCGAGCACACGCTCAATCAATTGCTGGTGGAGATGGACGGCTTCGATGCCAACAATCGCGTGATCATCATGGCCGCCACCAATCGCCCGGAGATTCTCGATCTGGCGTTGCTGCGGCCCGGCCGCTTTGACCGGCAGATCGTGGTGGATCGGCCCAGCCTCGCCGGCCGTGCCGCCATCCTGCGCGTGCACGGCAACAAAGTCCGGCTGGCCAAAGACGTGGATTTGCGCGTGATCGCCTCGCGCACGCCGGGATTCGTGGGCGCGGATCTCGCCAACGTTATCAACGAGGCGGCGCTGCTGGCGGCGCGCGCCAACAAACGCCAGATCGACATGCGCGATCTCGAAGAAGCCATTGACCGCGTCATTGCCGGTTTGGAGAAGAAAAGCCGCGTGCTCAACAAGCGCGAGAAGGAAATCGTGGCCTATCACGAGGCCGGCCATGCGCTGGTCGCCGCCAGCTTGGAGGGTGTCGATCCGGTGCATCGCGTCAGCATCATACCGCGCGGCGTGGCCTCGCTCGGCCATACGCTGCAGCTTCCCACCGAGGACCGCTATCTCATGACGCGCACGGAATTGTTGGGCCGGTTGAAGGTGTTGCTCGGCGGCCGGGTGGCGGAGGAAATCGTCTTCAAGGAAATTTCCACCGGCGCGCAAAACGATCTCGAGCGCGGCACTGCCATCGCGCGCAGCATGGTCATGGAATACGGCATGAGCGCCCGCCTGGGCCCGCTGTTCTATGGCAACGACAAGCGCAATCTCTTTCTCGGCGGCGAGGCGTTCGGCAAACCCTACAGCGAAAAGATCGCCAGCCAGATCGACGAGGAAGTGCGCAGCATCGTTGACAAGGCCTATCACGAAGTCGAGCGCCTGCTGTGGCGCAAACGCCAGCGCTTGGCGCGCCTCGCCATGCTGCTGCTCGAAAAGGAAATGGTGGAAGGCGAAGAGCTGCAGGAAGTGCTGCAGGGCAAGAACAAACCGGCTGCCGGTTCCCTGACTGCCGGTAATCAAGAGAACGGCAAACCGTCTGAATGA
- a CDS encoding DUF5668 domain-containing protein: MRKESTWQYTPHLILGGLLIALGVIVLLENLGVIYLGSLWELWRWWPLILVFLGLSKFFAPGDFRERRSGFWLMVIGVWLLISFFRVFGLGFSESWPLLLVAAGISAIWQSTSGERTLMKRQGEQI; this comes from the coding sequence ATGAGAAAAGAATCGACCTGGCAGTATACGCCGCATCTTATCCTCGGCGGGCTGCTGATTGCGCTGGGCGTGATCGTGCTGTTGGAAAATCTCGGCGTGATCTATTTGGGCTCGCTCTGGGAGCTGTGGCGGTGGTGGCCGCTGATTCTGGTGTTCCTGGGGCTGAGCAAATTCTTCGCGCCCGGCGATTTCCGCGAGCGCCGCAGCGGCTTCTGGCTGATGGTGATCGGTGTCTGGCTGTTGATTTCGTTCTTCCGGGTGTTTGGCTTGGGCTTCAGTGAGTCCTGGCCGCTGCTGCTGGTGGCTGCCGGCATCAGCGCGATCTGGCAGTCGACCTCCGGCGAGCGCACCCTGATGAAGCGTCAAGGAGAACAGATATGA
- a CDS encoding cell wall-active antibiotics response protein — MNEEKRFRLTPQLVLGLVLILLGLVFVLDNLGIIYRGDFLRFWPVLLIIFGAFKFAQSDGAAGRAGGLILVALGGLLLLRSLDLVYFSFWDFFWPALLIAAGISMMMRAWTRHRSHDGNLDSDDYVHGLAIMGGFERTNNSQNFQGGELTAIMGGCKLDLRQAAMRGNEAILDIFAWWGGVEIRVPENWSVTLKGLPIMGGFADSTLPPKAETSKRLIVKGIAVMGGAEIKN; from the coding sequence ATGAACGAAGAGAAGCGGTTTCGCCTGACCCCACAGCTCGTGTTGGGGTTGGTGCTGATCTTGTTGGGCCTCGTTTTCGTGCTCGACAATCTCGGCATTATCTACCGGGGCGATTTTCTGCGCTTCTGGCCGGTGCTGTTGATCATCTTCGGCGCCTTCAAGTTCGCGCAGAGTGACGGCGCCGCCGGCCGCGCCGGCGGCTTGATCCTGGTGGCGCTCGGCGGCCTGCTGCTGCTGCGCAGCCTGGATTTGGTGTATTTCAGTTTCTGGGATTTCTTCTGGCCGGCACTGCTGATCGCGGCCGGCATCAGCATGATGATGCGCGCGTGGACGCGCCATCGCAGCCATGACGGCAACCTGGATTCCGATGACTACGTGCACGGCCTGGCCATCATGGGCGGCTTCGAGCGCACCAACAACTCCCAGAATTTTCAGGGCGGCGAGTTGACCGCGATTATGGGCGGCTGCAAGCTCGACCTGCGCCAAGCCGCGATGCGCGGCAACGAAGCCATCCTCGATATCTTCGCCTGGTGGGGCGGGGTCGAGATTCGCGTGCCGGAAAACTGGAGCGTGACCCTCAAGGGCCTGCCGATCATGGGCGGCTTCGCGGACAGCACGCTGCCGCCGAAGGCCGAGACCAGCAAGCGGCTGATCGTCAAGGGCATCGCGGTGATGGGCGGCGCCGAAATCAAGAATTGA
- a CDS encoding histidine kinase, whose protein sequence is MHPLLAEKRWFGLYLAAWLLAAALLAALVKFMGNLAWEAALALALPLALLYAFLCLPAWYLCRAFPLSRTAPSRLVTVHLLAAAVTSALWVTLGTAWSALLARFSYWLNVEAEYLRVMPVFAGVGLLLFWLSVVGHYLVIAFEEARLTEKQALEFRIHAREAELKALRAQIDPHFLFNSLNSISALTSANPAAARRMCLGLADFLRQTLQRGAQNHISLAEELELAQAFLAIEQVRFGARLQVKETIAADSKPCFVPPLVLQPLLENAINHGIAHLVEGGTITLAAQRNGGRLQLAVENPCDPDRPRSTRPGIGLENVKQRLLTLFGTEARVDILENAGRFRVELSLPALT, encoded by the coding sequence ATGCACCCGCTGCTCGCAGAAAAACGCTGGTTTGGACTTTACCTCGCGGCCTGGCTGCTGGCCGCCGCGCTGCTAGCCGCCTTGGTGAAATTCATGGGGAACCTGGCTTGGGAAGCGGCGCTTGCCCTCGCCCTGCCTCTGGCACTGCTTTATGCCTTCCTGTGCCTGCCGGCGTGGTACCTCTGTCGCGCCTTCCCGCTTTCGCGTACCGCGCCCAGCCGTTTGGTGACGGTGCATCTGCTCGCCGCTGCCGTGACCAGTGCCCTTTGGGTCACACTGGGAACGGCCTGGAGCGCACTGCTGGCGCGCTTCTCCTACTGGCTCAATGTAGAGGCCGAATACCTGCGCGTCATGCCGGTGTTTGCCGGCGTCGGCTTGCTGCTGTTCTGGCTGAGCGTCGTCGGCCATTATCTGGTCATTGCCTTCGAAGAAGCGCGGCTTACCGAGAAACAGGCGCTGGAGTTTCGCATTCACGCGCGCGAGGCCGAGCTGAAAGCGCTGCGCGCGCAGATCGATCCGCACTTTCTCTTCAACAGCCTGAATTCCATCAGCGCGCTCACCAGCGCGAATCCGGCCGCGGCGCGGCGCATGTGCCTGGGGCTGGCGGATTTTCTGCGCCAAACCCTGCAGCGCGGCGCGCAGAACCACATCTCGCTGGCGGAAGAACTGGAGCTGGCGCAAGCTTTTCTCGCGATCGAGCAGGTCCGCTTTGGCGCGCGTTTGCAGGTGAAGGAAACGATCGCGGCGGACAGCAAACCCTGCTTCGTGCCGCCGCTGGTGTTGCAGCCGCTGCTGGAAAATGCCATCAATCACGGCATTGCGCATTTGGTGGAGGGCGGCACCATCACGCTGGCGGCGCAGCGCAACGGTGGGCGCCTGCAGCTTGCCGTGGAAAATCCGTGTGACCCGGACCGGCCCCGCTCAACACGGCCGGGTATTGGCCTCGAAAATGTGAAGCAGCGGCTGCTGACTCTCTTCGGCACCGAGGCGAGAGTCGATATTCTCGAAAACGCCGGCCGCTTTCGCGTCGAATTGTCGCT